In Mercurialis annua linkage group LG6, ddMerAnnu1.2, whole genome shotgun sequence, the following are encoded in one genomic region:
- the LOC126686671 gene encoding eukaryotic translation initiation factor 4G isoform X3, producing the protein MSFNQSRSDKNDFQFRKSGRSAASNPQRSSSGSYAKGGAAGPPAPSPSSSLSSNRSFKKSNNHHGQGGQSRVNVPAFTTSDSANATPQRNLQNGGAHVQPPLHAGVSDAPVSFGTAKPVETPTTHRSSRPVPKAPTSQPPTLTSETASALPPPNPSGDASKGFSFQFGSLGPAALNGMQIPARTSSAPPNLDEQKHDQARHDAFRSGPPLPTSTLKQQLPRKDVNTVDHSNAGEAHPVPKAKKDVQVSTAPPGSHPQKSSAIPLPMTSMQMPFHQPPVSVQFGGPNPQIQSQGVPPTPIQVPMPMAALPMGNAPQVQQPMFVQGLQHPHPMQSQGILHQGQGLSFTPQMGPQLPSQLGNLGIGITSQYSQPQGGKYGGPRKTTVKITDPKTHEELRLDKRTDTYSDGTSGLRSHPNLPQSQPLPSFPPTHPMSYFPNSYNPNMYYQPSSSVPLTSGQIPPNSQQPRYSYTLSQGPQNVPFVNPSAVNSLPNNKSGTSVHIAADLSTLEHARDVHNAHNVISSASTGTVQVKVKPSVSSVGEKVVDSPSFSNSSSLDKGTSNKPSRPSVESSSSQARKDVENVPESSLQHLKSVDDSSASKSSQIAARQYAAVAVDSGVLNSSTPAQSEESVSNTDSKRKETLGRSNSIKDHQKKQGKRGYVQSQNQIGGLSAAASTVPSHSFELNASSNSGISDSIETKTITSSLSLSKEDLAESFQVSVPLISASTSDISEPKEHLKYETQRPEGQAEKELLEISKQDANISEISPGPITSKSVDLDQTQKDVALTDTVLGNEVLTLETTPEGLNDHVACYIENNKNLDNTDVTVSRNLDSGEVGKSQSDVTTTLDVSSSKIYNVNDKEISVIKSSASDQEGDSALIAGLSEATSKGEVLENSGNGLGTLGVSSSREKAVELTRSKSSAGKLKKKRKEILQKADAAGTISDLYMAYKGPEEKKENIVSSETTESTSANSNLKLEFSGALQADSVASEKGIQNKAEPDDWEDAADISTPKLETSDIGERGLGGAAQHGTDGSAITAKKYSRDFLLKFSEQCTELPERFEVTADIADIMMSVGVSHFAERDSYPSPGRGGERSNNGPRMDRRGSGMAEDEQWNKQPGPFGIGRDLRLDVGFGGNTGFRPGQGGNFGVLRNPRVQSPVQYTGGILTGPMQSMGPQGGTQRSSIDAGRWQRATNFQQKGLIPSPHTPLQMMHKAERKYEVGKVTDEEQAKQRQLKAILNKLTPQNFEKLFEQVKVVNIDNAVTLTGVISQIFDKALMEPTFCEMYANFCHHLAGELPDFTEDNEKITFKRLLLNKCQEEFERGEREQEEANKADEEGETKLSEEEREVKRTNARKRMLGNIRLIGELYKKKMLTERIMHECIKKLLGQYQNPDEEDVEALCKLMSTIGEEIDHPKAKEHMDAYFDRMAKFSNNMKLSSRVRFMLKDAIDLRRNKWQQRRKVEGPKKIDEVHRDAAQERHHQASRLSRNPSMNPSPRRAPMDFGQRGSAMLSSPNAQIGGFHGLPAQGRGYGNQDARFEERQSYETRTLSVPLPRPLGDDSITLGPQGGLARGMSFRGPLAMAGAPVADISPNPGDSRRMTAGLNGFSTVSERPVYSQRDEYFSRFPDRFAVPSAFDQSSAHERNMNYVNRDPRNQDRSFDRPHAISPPGPAQAPAFAQNIPSEKVWPEERLRDMSMAAIKEFYSARDEKEVALCIKELSSSSFHPSMISLWVTDSFERKDMERDLLAKLLVNLTRSQDGLLTPPQLVKGFESVLTTLEDAVNDAPKAAEFLGRMLAKAVVENVVPLREIGQILHEGGEEAGRLLEIGLAGDVLGSTLEIIRAEKGEKVLNEIRISSNLHLEDFRPPAPNKSRILENFI; encoded by the exons ATGTCCTTCAATCAATCAAGGTCCGATAAGAACGACTTTCAGTTTCGCAAATCAGGACGATCCGCCGCTTCTAATCCGCAGCGGTCCTCCTCTGGTTCTTACGCTAAGGGCGGCGCCGCCGGCCCTCCCGCCCCTTCTCCCTCTTCCTCTCTCTCCTCCAACCGCag TTTTAAAAAGTCGAATAATCATCATGGGCAAGGAGGGCAATCTAGGGTAAACGTGCCTGCTTTCACTACTTCTGATTCTGCCAACGCTACTCCCCAGCGTAATTTACAGAATGGTGGTGCTCATGTGCAGCCCCCCTTACATG CAGGGGTATCTGATGCACCTGTTTCATTTGGCACTGCCAAGCCAGTTGAAACACCCACCACTCATAGGAGCTCCCGACCTGTCCCTAAAGCTCCAACATCTCAACCACCCACCTTGACTTCTGAGACTGCCTCTGCTTTGCCGCCTCCTAACC CATCTGGAGACGCATCCAAAGGATTCTCTTTTCAGTTTGGCTCTTTAGGTCCTGCCGCCCTCAATGGGATGCAG ATTCCTGCTCGAACAAGCTCTGCACCTCCAAATTTGGATGAGCAGAAACATGATCAG GCACGCCATGATGCCTTCAGATCTGGCCCTCCACTACCAACATCTACTCTTAAGCAACAATTACCAAGGAAGGATGTAAATACAGTTGATCATTCTAATGCTGGGGAGGCTCATCCAGTGCCCAAAGCCAAAAAAGATGTCCAAGTCTCAACTGCACCACCTGGGAGTCACCCACAGAAATCTTCAGCCATTCCTTTACCTATGACTTCTATGCAAATGCCATTTCACCAGCCGCCAGTGTCTGTCCAATTCGGTGGTCCAAACCCACAGATTCAATCTCAAGGTGTTCCACCGACTCCAATACAAGTACCGATGCCCATGGCTGCACTACCAATGGGCAATGCTCCCCAAGTTCAACAACCAATGTTTGTTCAAGGTCTTCAGCACCCGCATCCAATGCAATCTCAGGGAATCTTACATCAAGGCCAGGGCTTAAGTTTTACACCTCAAATGGGTCCTCAGCTGCCTTCTCAATTAGGCAATTTAGGAATTGGGATCACCTCACAGTATTCTCAACCACAGGGAGGGAAATATGGTGGTCCTCGTAAAACAACTGTCAAGATTACTGATCCAAAGACACATGAAGAGCTGAGGCTTGATAAGCGGACAGATACATATTCTGATGGTACATCAGGACTGAGGTCTCATCCCAATCTACCTCAATCACAACCACTTCCATCATTCCCACCTACTCATCCAATGAGTTATTTTCCCAACTCTTACAATCCAAATATGTATTATCAACCTTCGAGCTCTGTACCACTGACAAGTGGTCAGATACCACCCAATTCTCAGCAGCCTAGATATAGCTACACTCTCAGCCAAGGTCCTCAAAACGTACCATTTGTGAATCCTTCTGCTGTTAATTCTTTGCCGAACAACAAGTCTGGGACTTCAGTGCATATTGCGGCAGATCTTTCAACCTTAGAACATGCTCGTGATGTGCATAATGCGCATAATGTTATCTCATCAGCTTCTACAGGAACAGTACAGGTGAAAGTGAAGCCATCAGTTAGCTCGGTTGGCGAGAAGGTTGTGGACTCTCCATCATTCAGTAATTCATCTTCCCTTGATAAGGGTACATCCAATAAACCTTCAAGGCCTTCTGTGGAATCTAGCTCATCTCAAGCTCGGAAAGATGTGGAGAATGTCCCAGAAAGTTCTTTACAGCATTTAAAATCTGTTGATGATTCTTCAGCCTCAAAGTCATCGCAAATTGCAGCCAGACAGTATGCGGCAGTTGCTGTTGATAGTGGGGTGCTCAATTCATCGACACCTGCTCAGTCTGAGGAATCAGTGAGCAACACTGATAGCAAAAGAAAGGAAACTCTGGGTAGGTCAAATTCCATTAAGGATCATCAGAAGAAACAAGGAAAAAGAGGATATGTTCAGTCCCAGAATCAG ATTGGTGGGCTATCTGCTGCAGCGTCAACTGTTCCTTCTCATTCATTTGAACTGAATGCATCTTCTAATAGTGGAATTTCTGACTCCATAGAGACTAAAACGATCACATCGTCATTATCTTTAAGTAAAGAGGATTTGGCAGAGTCATTCCAGGTATCTGTCCCACTGATCAGTGCTTCAACTTCGGATATATCTGAACCCAAG GAACATCTTAAATATGAAACTCAGAGGCCTGAAGGGCAAGCAGAAAAAGAACTGCTTGAAATTTCCAAACAAGATGCTAATATATCAGAGATCTCTCCAGGGCCTATTACGTCAAAGTCTGTAGACCTTGATCAAACTCAGAAAGATGTTGCTTTGACGGATACAGTACTGGGCAATGAGGTTTTAACTCTAGAGACCACACCTGAAGGACTGAATGATCATGTGGCTTGCTAcatagaaaataacaagaatttAGATAATACAGATGTCACTGTATCCAGAAATCTGGATTCTGGGGAAGTTGGGAAATCTCAGAGTGATGTGACCACGACATTGGATGTATCTTCAAGCaaaatttataatgttaatGATAAAGAAATTTCTGTTATAAAATCCAGTGCATCAGATCAAGAGGGAGATTCTGCTCTGATTGCTGGTCTTTCTGAGGCAACTTCAAAAGGTGAAGTTCTGGAAAATAGTGGGAATGGGTTGGGCACCCTTGGAGTATCTAGTTCTAGGGAGAAAGCTGTTGAGCTTACTAGGTCAAAGAGTTCTGCTGGCAAactgaagaagaaaagaaaagaaattctCCAGAAAGCAGATGCTGCTGGGACCATTTCTGATCTTTACATGGCGTACAAGGGTCCtgaagaaaaaaaggaaaatattgTTTCTTCTGAAACAACAGAAAGCACTTCCGCTAACTCTAATTTGAAGCTGGAATTTTCAGGTGCACTGCAAGCGGACTCCGTGGCAAGTGAGAAAGGCATCCAGAATAAAGCTGAGCCGGATGACTGGGAAGATGCTGCTGATATTTCTACACCAAAGCTGGAAACTTCTGATATTGGGGAACGAGGTCTTGGTGGAGCAGCACAACATGGCACAGATGGGAGTGCAATTACAGCAAAAAAGTATTCGAGagattttcttttgaaattttccGAGCAGTGTACTGAACTTCCAGAAAGGTTTGAAGTTACAGCTGATATTGCAGATATCATGATGAGTGTCGGTGTGTCTCATTTTGCTGAGCGAGATTCATATCCTAGTCCGGGCAGAGGTGGGGAGAGGTCGAATAATGGGCCTCGGATGGACCGGCGTGGGAGCGGTATGGCTGAAGATGAGCAATGGAATAAACAACCTGGCCCCTTTGGCATTGGGAGGGATTTGCGGTTGGATGTTGGTTTTGGAGGCAATACAGGTTTCCGGCCTGGCCAAGGAGGCAATTTTGGTGTTCTAAGAAATCCAAGAGTACAAAGTCCGGTTCAGTATACGGGCGGTATTCTAACTGGGCCTATGCAATCAATGGGTCCTCAGGGAGGTACGCAAAGAAGTAGCATAGATGCTGGCAGATGGCAGCGTGCTACTAATTTCCAGCAAAAGGGATTGATTCCTTCTCCTCATACTCCATTACAGATGATGCACAAGGCAGAAAGGAAGTATGAAGTGGGTAAAGTAACAGATGAAGAACAGGCCAAACAAAGACAGTTGAAAGCCATCTTGAACAAATTAACTCCTCAGAATTTTGAGAAACTTTTTGAGCAGGTAAAAGTGGTTAACATTGACAATGCTGTCACGCTAACTGGTGTTATCTCACAGATCTTTGATAAAGCTTTAATGGAGCCTACTTTCTGTGAAATGTATGCCAACTTTTGCCATCATCTTGCTGGAGAGTTGCCTGATTTTACTGAAGATAATGAAAAAATTACTTTCAAAAGGTTACTTCTGAACAAGTGCCAGGAAGAATTTGAGAGGGGGGAGAGGGAGCAAGAAGAAGCTAATAAAGCTGACGAGGAAGGCGAGACTAAACTGTcggaagaagaaagagaagtGAAGAGAACGAATGCTCGAAAAAGAATGCTCGGTAACATAAGACTAATAGGAGAGTTGTACAAGAAGAAAATGTTGACAGAGAGAATTATGCATGAATGCATCAAAAAGCTCCTGGGTCAGTATCAAAATCCTGATGAGGAAGATGTCGAGGCATTGTGCAAATTAATGAGCACAATTGGAGAGGAGATTGATCATCCCAAAGCCAAGGAGCATATGGATGCATATTTTGACAGGATGGCTAAGTTTTCAAACAACATGAAACTTTCTTCTAGGGTTAGATTCATGTTGAAGGATGCCATTGACTTGAGACGGAACAAATGGCAGCAGAGGAGGAAGGTGGAAGGGCCTAAGAAGATCGATGAAGTGCACAGAGATGCTGCTCAAGAACGACATCATCAAGCTAGTAGGCTGTCTCGTAATCCTAGCATGAACCCCTCTCCAAGAAGAGCACCTATGGATTTTGGTCAAAGAGGTTCAGCTATGTTATCCTCACCGAATGCGCAGATTGGGGGTTTCCACGGGCTGCCTGCTCAGGGTCGTGGGTATGGTAACCAGGATGCTCGCTTTGAGGAAAGACAGTCGTATGAGACTCGGACTTTGTCAGTCCCCTTGCCTCGACCTCTTGGGGATGATTCTATTACTTTGGGTCCCCAAGGCGGACTTGCAAGGGGAATGTCCTTTAGAGGGCCACTTGCAATGGCAGGTGCTCCTGTTGCTGATATTTCCCCCAATCCAGGTGACTCCAGGAGAATGACAGCTGGTTTGAATGGTTTTAGTACGGTGTCTGAGCGTCCTGTTTACAGTCAAAGGGATGAATACTTCTCAAGATTTCCAGATAGATTTGCAGTTCCATCTGCCTTTGATCAATCAAGTGCTCATGAGCGCAATATGAACTATGTAAACAGGGATCCTCGGAATCAAGATCGCAGTTTCGATAGACCTCATGCGATATCTCCACCCGGACCAGCTCAGGCACCGGCCTTCGCCCAAAATATACCTTCAGAAAAGGTGTGGCCTGAAGAACGCTTGCGAGACATGTCCATGGCAGCAATTAAAGAATTTTACAG TGCCAGAGATGAGAAAGAAGTAGCCTTGTGCATTAAGGAATTAAGTTCCTCGAGTTTCCATCCTTCAATGATCTCTCTCTGGGTTACTGATTCATTTGAGAGAAAGGACATGGAGAGAGATCTTTTGGCTAAACTTCTTGTTAACCTCACAAGGTCTCAGGATGGGTTATTGACTCCGCCTCAGCTTGTTAAAGG GTTTGAGTCGGTTCTCACGACTTTGGAGGATGCCGTTAATGATGCCCCCAAAGCAGCAGAGTTTCTGGGGCGAATGTTAGCCAAAGCTGTAGTAGAAAATGTGGTGCCATTGAGAGAAATTGGGCAGATATTACATGAAGGTGGAGAGGAGGCAGGGCGACTTCTTGAAATAGGGCTTGCGGGGGACGTTCTTGGAAGCACATTAGAGATCATAAGAGCAGAGAAGGGGGAAAAAGTGTTGAATGAGATTCGTATTAGCTCGAATTTACATTTGGAGGATTTCCGGCCTCCAGCTCCTAACAAATCAAGGATActagaaaattttatttaa